From a single Cherax quadricarinatus isolate ZL_2023a chromosome 7, ASM3850222v1, whole genome shotgun sequence genomic region:
- the ntc gene encoding F-box only protein 7, which translates to MKVKVKYSKTHKFILTLEDDTLGSLKNEIRKFVENTYHQSVREPLTVSLNGSDPLVGSEDVSLQSLGVVNCDMLTVLIPSVATQAKTSSHEQKLPQKEVAVSTSASRSEKMESSNKDTSEQKLAERQIDPKLDNERELLSESKDGQPTANLEKIFNECSPTSPSQALNLLIHLIMLESGFHMENNSEPPAGWNEMVATFRYSNSSLPDFKCTLVLVTMGDVKQVLASFPQQESEINVRLVIGDYAKDTKSSPIKANNLVRVAQLTRTLRDHLLHPLQVAAHEALGVPAPWHLAGLPHELLLMIASMLDYCQVLRLRATCQRLKYVMDDNKLWENLFKRDFSNLYSDTNYRNLVDWKTEYKKAVNRRKEWKRLEDEGLEYVIPGVFPSSPFMPGHPHPRGPNPYPVPPHPQPNPFYDPDSPYFSGEIPQMPGIIPDIPDPFFPLGPIGPRPGNPFQPPFMPTRPRAPRGPRFDFF; encoded by the exons ATGAAGGTGAAGGTGAAATATTCCAAGACACACAAGTTTATACTGACTTTAGAAGATGATACACTTGGCAGCCTGAAGAATGAAATACGCAAGTTTGTTGAGAACACCTACCATCAGAGTGTCAG GGAGCCATTAACAGTGAGTCTCAATGGATCAGATCCCCTTGTTGGATCTGAAGATGTAAGCCTTCAGAGTCTTGGTGTTGTTAATTGTGATATGCTAACAGTGCTAATCCCCTCAGTTGCTACACAAGCTAAAACATCTTCACATGAACAAAAGTTACCTCAAAAGGAAGTTGCAGTTTCTACATCAGCTTCTCggtctgaaaaaatggagagtaGTAATAAGGATACCAGTGAACAGAAATTGGCAGAAAGGCAAATTGACCCTAAACTAGACAATGAAAGAGAGCTCCTCTCAGAATCAAAAGATGGACAGCCAACAGCAAATTTAGAAAAAATATTTAACGAGTGCAGTCCTACATCACCGAGTCAAGCACTCAATCTTTTGATTCATCTGATCATGCTGGAATCAGGGTTTCATATGGAGAATAATTCAGAGCCACCAGCTGGGTGGAATGAAATGGTAGCAACTTTCCGCTACAGTAACAGTTCATTACCTGACTTCAAGTGtactcttgttcttgttacaatGGGAGATGTGAAGCAGGTCTTGGCTAGTTTCCCTCAACAGGAAAGTGAGATCAATGTCCGCCTGGTTATTGGGGATTATgccaaagacaccaaaagttcacCAATTAAAGCTAATAATCTGGTTCGTGTTGCACAGTTAACTCGCACCCTGCGAGATCATCTGCTCCACCCATTGCAGGTTGCTGCTCATGAAGCCTTAGGTGTACCAGCCCCATGGCATTTAGCTGGACTACCACATGAGTTGCTATTAATGATTGCTAGTATGTTGGATTATTGCCAGGTCCTCAGATTAAGAGCAACATGTCAACGTTTAAAATACGTCATGGATGATAACAAATTGTGGGAAAACCTTTTCAAAAGAGACTTCAGTAACCTCTATAGTGATACCAATTATCGAAATTTAGTAGATTGGAAAACTGAGTATAAAAAAGCAGTGAATCGAAGAAAAGAATGGAAGAGGTTGGAAGATGAAGGACTAGAATATGTCATCCCAGGAGTATTCCCATCTTCTCCCTTTATGCCTGGGCATCCGCATCCTAGAGGCCCAAATCCATATCCAGTTCCTCCTCATCCCCAACCTAATCCATTTTATGACCCAGACAGTCCATATTTTTCTGGAGAGATTCCACAAATGCCTGGTATAATCCCAGATATTCCCGACCCCTTTTTTCCTTTGGGTCCAATTGGCCCAAGGCCTGGCAATCCCTTCCAGCCTCCTTTCATGCCTACCCGACCCAGAGCACCAAGAGGCCCAAGATTTGATTTTTTCTAA